The Myotis daubentonii chromosome 1, mMyoDau2.1, whole genome shotgun sequence genome includes the window AAGCTCATTATAGAAAGATCAACTCTACCCTTTCTCATCCCCCTTCCCACCTTCTGTGGTTAGAATATACATAAACTGGGTTTCtccatcaaaacaaaaaaagtcccTTGCATTCAATCTTAATTCTTCGGTGTGTTGTGGAAGAACCATTTCAAGAAATAAACACCTTGGCATGAATGTGACGAAGTATTTACAATACAGACAATACCTACTTTCCcaagagctatttttttttaatccctcaaTTCATATCTTAGTTGCAAccaaacacacaacaacaaagaaaaggcCCAATTAGGATGTTTTAATATTCTAAATGAATTTTgcagtgcttaaaaaaaaaaaagtaaaaaccaagTGCCAGATAAcaaattattttgcatttctgtacaTTTCCTTTCAGTTGGTTCAGAGAGCTGTTGAGTGGGACCTCTAGGTGTGCAGTCCTTACAACTACTTTCATTGACACAGCGCCAAAGTAAGCTCCCCACACAATTCGCAGGCCTCCAGAATCACTTCTTCACTGGTGCTTCGAAAACAGCGTATTCCTCCCGGTTAAAGTTGTACTGGATCCTGAGCTGTGGCTCGGACGAATCTTCAGGATCCCATTCTTCTCTTCTCCATCCTTTATGAAGGGGCACTTGGTCACATGTGCCCACTTTTGACCACCGTTGCCACTTTCTTCAAATTCAGAACCAAGGCATGTCTAcacatgaattatttttattggcaTTTAGACTATGATGCTCAAAAGCCTACTTTTGAGAAATGTCCCCCAAATAACGGTGCTATGTGTCTTGAACATGAACACGAGTCGTTTTCAGTTTGTTCTGACAGGATACTTGGTAGTGAGAGTGCCAGCTCCGACAGTAAACTTTGGGAATTGTTGAGCTACATCTATGAATCCCTGAACtgtgattttctattttttaggaATCTCTCCCCCCCAGTAAAGGTCTGTGTGCTTCACAACTATTTACAAATAGCGTCACTCAGGTCTTAATGAATCTACTTAGCAGATGCTTATCTGTGATATGTGTCATGAACACCAATGACAGCCAATTTGGCACCTTGTCACTCACACAGACTTTCTGTATGAAAGCTATGTGAGTAATTTGATATGGGAATATAATTACCACTCAACGTTTCCCTGTTTGCAAAAAGGCTCTCAGTAGGTTTGGTAAAGAAGGCCGTTCAGACCCCCATCCAAAAGATTCTTCAGCATTACTGGGCAAGTATTTTTGTGGCGTCCCTACTCTCAATGCTTGATGATCTATATTAAGGACACTGTAGGACTGGAGGTCAGTACATGGGTAACCCCATCAGTATTTGGCTTTGCTGGACGGTCCTGCAAGTTGAATATGCAGAGACCGAAGTTCTAGGAACGCACTGCGCAGCTAACCAAATGATGAAATCTCACGGAAAACCCCTGGCTggcttcctcctctgcccccctTGCTCAATGCCCCTTTGCTCCAACTCCATGCGATGCAAATACAGCCTCCATCCCTTGAACTGACAGATCACCTCCCTACGTCAACAACTCTAGCTTATCTTCCACTGGTGGCAAAGTCCTCCTTATTAGCTGCAGGCACGAAGGAGGGTAAAGGACTTAATGTCGATGAAGTGATAAATCCAACTTGACAAGCAAGATTGGTGAAGGATAATGGAAGAGCTGACTGTACTCGCCTGGAATCTTGCTGCCCTTCTAGCTGACCTGTGCAGGGGTCCACCCGTCTTTTCTCGGTGCAGCACAAAATGCAACCACAGGGTTCAGAGGTGTGACTGTCTCTGGCAAGGACTAGCAGGCTGGATACTGTATTTCTAACACATTTACTTTGACATTCTTTTGAGGAATACATGGACAAACCGACAACTGGTTCTGTTTGTTTACACGTTCCCTTGTTCTCATTACATTAAACTTATCTGTAAGAAGGGCTTGCTTAGCATccccggaaaaaaaaaaagtgttcacaTTCTTTAGGTCTGACCCGTGGTAAGGAGGGAGGATTAGAGAATATTTACTACTGACCATATGGAAGTTTGACTGATATAAATTCAGAGATTCAGACCAGCtgaatcaaaattaaaatgtacaTGTAAAAAATGAGTTAGACGacgggagggaggacagagagagcTGGGCGAGTGGGGAGCCGCGTGCCGAGGCGGAGACGGAGACATTCAAACTAGCATGTGGCGTTTCCTATGTAGGGCAAGGTGGTCAGAACGGGAGAAGCTGCGGTCACAGTCCGGACACTGgaaaggtttgattccagtgtgTTTTCGGAAATGTCTTGTTAGTTCATCAGACCGAGCAAACTTCCATGTGCATCCTTCCCATGTACATTTGTAAGGTTTTTCTCCTgcaaaaagaaagtgaaaagagcttattattatttttttttttcctgatagaAAAAGACTGGTAATTAGTAAAGGCAGTAAAATTCAAATGTCTGAGCTAAAGCTCTTGACATATATTATTTCCAAGGCATGTTTATCTATTTGTCCCTCAATAACAGTATCTTATAAACCACTACAGGACAAGCAAGGAAACattaattctctttaaaaaaaaaaataaaaatctgaagtcTCTATCAACTGAAATATCTGTTGGGGATTTCAACATCTTAGCTTTTGTTTAATGGATAATAACTATGCCTAAGTATAATGCTTTAATCTGGAAGTACTAACACTATAGTGATGCCTTCCCACCCTGTTACAGCCGGGTGTCTCCCGCCCCTCCTGTGGGGTATGGGTCATTTGCAGGTGAGGACAGAAGACCCTTGTGAGAACACCCTAGGGAGAGCCATTAGGAAGACCCTCACAAATGAAAAGGCGGTTAATGGCGATCTTCCATGtttaaattagtaaaaatagGTAATGGGCACCACTAACTAATTTCTATCCCTCCTTCTCTAGAAACCTTATAGACTACCATTCCTTGGCACTTCAATGAGATATTCAGAATTTGTATTCTCTGCTTTGCAGCACAGAATGTAAATGCTAAGAGGTATTTTGCCCACATCTGAATTGTTACACAAACATTCAATTTGGTCTTTTTAATCTCAGGCTGGAATCGGGTAGCATCCACCTCAGGGTTATCCCATTAATCTCCTGGAGATGCTTTTACGAATCTATTTGACATAGGTTTGGTGATTGGGTGTTCCTCTAAATGCAAGCTGTAGGTAGGTTGATTttccctggcttcctctcccagaATTCAATGAAAAACTCACTTCCACTGTGCTAGACActttcctgcccttttttcttccaaataCCAGAGTCTTCTGTTTAAATATTCCTCATAAGAATGActcataagaataaaaaaaataatctacatCCTGAGTTAAGAACAATGTATACAGAGGCGAATCCCTATCACACTAGAATTTCATACTGAAGAGTCTGAGGTTGGGTCAGATGTGATCTATAGTAAACATTAATCACCAGTACTTACTACAATTAATCGGATTGTTTACAACATTTTTACATCATTTCCTTAAGATACTTTGCTACAAAATGTTGAAGAGCCCATGGAACAATTTCATGTTTTCTTCACCTATACAACAATTTTCATAAGATCTGGCTGCACACTCTGTATTCGAGACCGGGCACGATGGAAAATATTCTAGAACAAATATGGCAGGCAATCACATAGACGTTCCCTCAGTTTTAGAAGTGAGGATTTACCCAAATTCAGCTTCTATAAACTGCTGCATTTATTTGTTCTGCGTAAAGAGCTGATTTTTACTATTGTGAACTTGATGTACATTTGCCATAGAAGAGCCCATAGGAAGACCACATCCTGGTGAAATCGGCCCACAGTTAAGAGCACTCTCCCCTCTGTTCCACCGGAGGATccatccccttctctctccttcattgCAGAGTGCAGAATGACAAGTGATTGACCTTCCTACAGCGGTGACCCTGAATCTATTCTACTTATTACAAAAGTAAATCATAACAAAATACTTCATCTATCATGACAGAGACATCTGTAAATGACTATGGTAACTTTCAGATGCCTGAAAAAAATTCATTATAAAAATCCCTGACTTAACCTTGTAGGCTAATTCTTAGGAAGAAAGTGAGTCTTATATTTCTGATACCTGTATGTGTTCTTCTGTGTGCTTTCAAGTGAGAGCTTTTAGTGTACACTTTGTTGCATCCGTCATAATCACATCTGTGTATCCTTCGCTTCCTTTGGGTGTCTGGAGATTCCACAGGTAAAGGTCTCTTCCCCGGCTGTACTATAACTGAAGGGTGATTCCTGTGAAAGGCAACGTTAAATGCAAAATGTTGAGTGGAAGGCTCTTCCTTTTCTTTAGTCTATCAAAAGCATTAACAACACtgggcaaaaacaaacaaaacccaacaaaataaacaaaaagaaattagcTGATCAACCCAAGAAGCACTGctatattcattcaacaaacattgagTGAGCACCTACCataagccaggcactgtgcttggcaccgggacacaaagatgaataaaaacagggTTCCTGCCCTCGAGGAGCTCACACTCTAGGGGGAGACAGACATGTAGATAAGTAATGACAGTAAGAAGAGTTAGGTGCTACGCTGCAGGGAGGTGCAAAGTGCTAGAAGTCTCTTTGCCTCAATAATAATTTGCCTGTTTATAGAATGTTGTGGCCCTAGGTAATGCTGGACACTCTACTACTATTCACAGGCCATCCTTACTTTCATTTATTGTTCTTTAGGGAAAGGTCAGATTCCTAAGCCTCAGGCAACCACACTGTAGGTCAGCCCTCTCAGGGACCCCTGACATTCTCCCTACCTCCCTGATTGCTCTCGCCCAGACTCCTATCCTGCATTTGCACAAATCAAATCATGTTAAACATCATTACTGTGGACTTCTTTTTCAGAAAGGTAGTTGGAGAGAAAAGGCAGATGGGGAAGAGCTGGGAAAGGTCTGTAGTTTTCCCAGACTTCTGCTGATTAACGTTAAGTAATTAAAATTCCtaacccattcattcattttaacccATTCATTTGCTTTCCTAATGACCAACTACCTGAAACATTACAAAGTTATGTAGTTGGCCTCCAACTATAACAAaagacttttcttttaaatttgaacCTAATTCTGggccggtggggctcagtggttgagcgtcgacctatgaaccaggaggtcatggtacaattcctggtcagggcactgcccAAGTTGTGATCTTGAGCCCCAGtgtggcatgcagaaggcagccaattaatgattcgctctcatcattgatgtttctacctctctctccctctcccttcctctctgaaatcaataaaaaaaaaatgtatttttaaaaatttgaacctAAAGTTCTTAAGATGTTCCACATAACATATGAATATTTTATACAAGTGtgcaaagggagaaaaaagattggtgagaaggaaaaaaggaacttaatgagattaaaaaaagataataaaatttaattatataaatcaaAAGGGAATCCCTGAAATGAAACTTGATTTTTTATCTTggttaaaatttaaatacatgtCTTTTATCAGTAACTTTTTCAGGCATGCTAGGAAGCAACTAGAAGAAAATCAAAGCCGTATTTAAATGACCTCacattttctcacttttattattaGCAAAGAAAATCCTTAGAGGTGCGATACAGAAAAACAAATGGCCAAGTTTAAATACATGGAAAAGTGAACATGAACtagtgaggggggaaaaagacaagactcaaattttataaatatacaaacaGAGAAAATAGAGAAGTGAGAAGTTTATGAACagatatagtttttttttaatcaatttaaaattcttcaataaaaaggaaaaggttatcagtttatttttaactttcaacTTTAATTCTACTGATTGAAAATGTTTCATCTTCACTAAGAGACCTTCAGGAAATAAAATTCTgaggaaaaaaatgattaaatgtaTCTCATATGCTCTGGGATACTGAAAGAGTATTAGATGATTTTAGAAGTCTCTCCCAATTGTTAGATTTTATGGGTTGCGAATCAGCCTAATGGTTTCTGTGCAGTAGTTAAGGAATGCGTTTTCCAGTTGCTTGTTGTGTGCATAAAGGTATGCTTAAGAGCTGTGTGCTCTAGCTTAAATCCCAGCTGACAGTCCCAGCTCTGGAGCTGATAGCCCCTGGGACGCTGGGGGCCAGGTGCTGATATCCGCTCTGTGGAATGGGGAGGATGATATGATCTCGGAAGGTGGTTGTGAGTAATGTACACAAAGCATTTAAGAACAATACGTGGCCGGGCCGGAGTGGCTCAGGGGTTAAATGTTGTCCTGTGTACGgaaaggttgcctgtttgattccaggccagggcccatacctgggttttgggttcagtccctggttgaggcacatacagaaggcaaccaattaatgtttctcttttccttttctcccttcccctctctctaaagtaaaaactatttttttttttttaaaaaagagaacaataTCTGTTCCAGATGTAAATCTACTCAATGGTAGCTGTTCATAATTCAAGGTTCTGAAATCTATTTATAAATGTAGCCCCTACCTACATTGTTTAATTTCATGAAACgtgttgttttgttcttttaatgtCTCCACACCGGATCAGGAAATCTCTATACCAGCTAACATCTACCTCGAAAGGCACCACCATTCTGAGGGTGGTGAGCAGCCCCATCTCTAAAGAGCCAGATGTTAGTATAGGCTGAGGCTAGCGATCAGGATCTTGGGATCTCACCCTTCTTGGCCTCCTCACTACTCATTTTAAAAGAGGCCGTTTGGGAACATTACAACCAAGAAGTTAGAACAGCTATTAAATATCGGAGACCTGGTCATTGTTTTGAGCTAAGCCAACCTCTCAAGTTTGCTACCAATCATATATACAACTAAATGGAACAACCTGATCCTTAAGCTGtttgattttttcttcttaagcTGTTTGTTATACATTCTCACACATGCAAATATACAGCAGAAGCAATTTGATATACACTTGAGTGCCTTTACAAATAATTCTAGAGCAAGTAGCTCCACGATGAAGCAAATGGATTTCAAAGCTGTGTTTTAAAGTCTGCCTCTAAAGAAAGGTTTTCTTGAGGCAAATATTGGGGCTGCCTCAGCACAATGCTACTAGGCGCTTGGTTTCAAATGATTCCTTCCTGGCTAGCTGGTTTCCTATGGGGGCTGCTACTGGGCACACTCCAAGACATTACTTAATCACATCTGTGAGAAAATCACTTGGAGAGTACATGTCCCAGTTGTGGCTAATCTGTTGAGTTTTTTGAGAAGCAAAATGCATTCTTAGGTCTGCTTTAGACTAAGCATCTTGCTCATTAATCATTAAAAGCCATCCAGCTTGAGATCATCCAAAGAACATtacttaaaataagaaagaagagaaaaagtatTTTATCTTCAGCAGCATTCAGGGCACAGCATATTGCTTTCAAATACCATAATGCTTCACACTGTAATTCATAATAACCTGGGCTTTGGAATAACCCCTTTCAGTCAATGGATCGCTCCCTATGTGGGCAATTGGCTTTAGAGCATCTTTTCCATCATCTGTGTAGGAACAATTACAAGTGCAAGTCATATTGCCAGTTACCTTGCCAGAGACACCCGTCATCATAAATAAAAGCAGCAGTGCAGCCTACACGATGTATCCATTTTGGatagttttgttttctcctttcacTCGAGTGCATGCGCAGATGCAATCAGCTAGATATGGGTTAAAAATGGCAGGAAGAGCCCTCATCCGGGTGCAGGAGATCAAGCCCAGGCCCCTCTTGCTGTGAACAGTGTGATTACAGGCGAGTTATCTAATGTCTGGCTCCTCAGTTCTCCATTTCCTGTCTCCCATATGCTTGTTATGGGAGAATAAAAGTTGGAAAAGTTtcctttggaggtggaggggaTGCAATTTTGAAAAGCAGTAATGTACAAGTCCATCAGACACTCTATTACCAATGTGGCTGGGCAAGAAAATTCATTCTCCACCTACCAGCAAGTATATGACAACAACAGAAATTGACTGTGATTTGGTTCACTGGGCAATTAATACGTGAGCTACTATAAGGGCATCTACTTGGGTTGAATGTGGATACAATTATAATATTTGGAATTCCAGTAAAACCAGAGAATTCATATTCTGTTGCAGAATTATTAACTGTttaggggagaggggtggagaaGATCAAGTAGCCAGGTGGGCAGAACATGTGTTTAAGTTGGAGAAAAGTGACTTGGGAGGCAATTGTTGCCTCAGTACTAGGAAGCTGGCCACTAAATCCAATGTGAAAAGCACCAGAACACAAGACAATTatagtaagaaaaataattatggcCAATAATGAAAATAGAGAGGAAAGAGGCAACAAGATTAAGCGATTAGCCCGAAGTCATACATATGGTAGGGAGCGGAGCTGGGATCCAAGATGTCAGACCCAAAGACCAGTTTCTGAACTACTTCAAACACAGCTTCCAGCGTCATCACTGGTAAGCTTCAAGGTTACCTACAGTGGCAATCCCATCAGTGGTATTATTTAACCTGTGTGTGTGGCACTGTCATATTACAGCAAGTCAGACGTAAAACAAACCACCGTTCAGGTATTTGGTTGCTGACCAACACAGCCTGAACTTTCCCCTCCATGGCAGTCCCAAAGCAGACGGAACATTCTAGGGGCAGGCAGGATTTAAGCGGCTAGAGAATAAGCTGTGTCATGGCTGGGCTTCTCTGAGCTACATGGTCAATTTCTGTTGCCACCACTTGTTTACAGGCCTTGTTTGGGAGTGCCTTTCATTCCTCATCCTGGAGACAGGAGACTCTATTGGAAGTGACAAGTAGGAGTACGACATGGGTCCATATGGAGTTTTCATGATCCAACCTTGAATATTTAGAACACCAGATTCAATCCACGGTGGGATTAAGATTCTGGAAAAACTATGTGTGGAGTCTGGAAGAATGAACAAATAAGATAAAAACAATATGTGTGGTAAGGTGGCAAAATCATGGGTGACCAACTCAGTGGTAACTGGAAGTCATTGCCATAATGCTGTCCGTGTAACAGAGCATTGTTTTTGAAGAGATCCCCTCATCTTTCCCCGTGGCTGCCACATGCTACAGGACGTTCCTGGCAATCCACACACCACTCGTTGGAAGCTTGGGCTTCCATTCCAGGTCCCGAGATGCATGCTGCTACGCAAATGCTGGGTAGACCTAAATATACTTACTCTTGCAACAATGCTTGCGGGGGGGACACTGAGTTCATTAAAGGGGGTGACATTTCTTCAGGATAATAATCTGTCCTCTGTGGTTCGATCCCcggttctattttaatttttttctgtaatataGGCTTCTCATATGATTCAATTACaggtactaaaaaaataaaaatagaaaagtcacTGTGTGTACAATATACCAACTTCAGCTTGTAAAAAAGCTTATTGCACAGGTCCCATCTATAACACTGATGTGCGACTGTTTATCTGCCTTTGGCAAATTAGAGCAGCAATGAATCCGAGGGGGTTCTTGTTTCTCTGGCCCATTATTTTGCCAGTAAGCAGTGTACCTAGGAAACTGGACTTTTAAAGACACCAGCCCCCAAATGATTCTTCCTTATGactttttattatctccttttaaCCCGTCTTCTGACCATGACCACTCTAATAAAGAAGGTGCTTTTAATAGCCCTGAGTAATCACCATGATCTAAAGGTATTTATTAAATGCCTCTTTGCACCTAGAACCGTATTGGCATTCCAAGAAGCAAAATGTAAAGTCAAGATTCTTGCCAGCCCAAAGTTGACAATTATATAGTGAAAGTAatcatttcatagctttaaaCAGACAGCCTGATTCTTGGGAGCTCTTCCAGTATCAACACTTTAaggcaaaaaacacacacacaaaaggaaatgCCTCAGGCAGACTCTAACTGGGATATCTCCTTTGAAGAGCTTGGCTCTGCTTCCTTCACCCTCCCCAGGCTGTCTGGTGAAGACACTGGAGATTCTGAAATTTACCTTGCATGCTACTGTTCGAGTTTTCCATCTCCTCGGACAAGGACACCATGAGCGGCTGCTGGAGGTGACTGGTGTACATGAAGGGGAC containing:
- the KLF3 gene encoding Krueppel-like factor 3 isoform X1; this translates as MLMFDPVPVKQEAMDPVSVSYPSNYMESIKPSKYGVIYSTPLSDKFFQTPEVLSHGMQMEPVDLTVNKRSSPPSAGNSPSSLKFQSSHRRASPGLSMPSSSPPVKKYSPPPPGVQPFSMPLSMPPVMAAALSRHGIRSPGILPVIQPVVVQPVPFMYTSHLQQPLMVSLSEEMENSNSSMQVPVIESYEKPILQKKIKIEPGIEPQRTDYYPEEMSPPLMNSVSPPQALLQENHPSVIVQPGKRPLPVESPDTQRKRRIHRCDYDGCNKVYTKSSHLKAHRRTHTGEKPYKCTWEGCTWKFARSDELTRHFRKHTGIKPFQCPDCDRSFSRSDHLALHRKRHMLV
- the KLF3 gene encoding Krueppel-like factor 3 isoform X2; translated protein: MESIKPSKYGVIYSTPLSDKFFQTPEVLSHGMQMEPVDLTVNKRSSPPSAGNSPSSLKFQSSHRRASPGLSMPSSSPPVKKYSPPPPGVQPFSMPLSMPPVMAAALSRHGIRSPGILPVIQPVVVQPVPFMYTSHLQQPLMVSLSEEMENSNSSMQVPVIESYEKPILQKKIKIEPGIEPQRTDYYPEEMSPPLMNSVSPPQALLQENHPSVIVQPGKRPLPVESPDTQRKRRIHRCDYDGCNKVYTKSSHLKAHRRTHTGEKPYKCTWEGCTWKFARSDELTRHFRKHTGIKPFQCPDCDRSFSRSDHLALHRKRHMLV